A part of Silurus meridionalis isolate SWU-2019-XX chromosome 18, ASM1480568v1, whole genome shotgun sequence genomic DNA contains:
- the LOC124400860 gene encoding antigen WC1.1-like translates to MCDVCDVEHWSLRLSGGKGSCSGRLEVYHNATWGSVCDDQWNISNAQVVCRQLGCGSVLSADRFGPGEGTVWLNRVKCRGDEIHLWDCHHSLKKHTDCSHAGVTCADVSASTTSTTKSTTISTTTARRTSPRTSPVAPSTPPLVLFVLGTLLFLALVLLVVLFYQNRVLRRVVSKRRRKTQPEAVYEEINHRYITRRITSSTQRGSLLSEEQYSGYEHVDDELLSVKSGIGEKAEDYDDVIDTSDFISATGRVEAPEDYDDAVTAGPIPDNVDEDEAENYDDAITADQKSVLLTEDVCENYDDAVTAETNPNIITEDEDEDDDDDVISEEQDVGETGKCDEVEEKSQKNRDHVTETRHQRPFLRKLHFNFYKDKK, encoded by the exons atgtgtgatgtgtgtgatgtagaacACTGGTCTCTCAGGCTGAGTGGAGGAAAGGGAAGCTGCTCTGGGAGGTTGGAGGTGTATCATAACGCTACATGGGGCTCCGTttgtgatgatcagtggaacATCAGTAACGCTCAGGTGGTGTGCAGACAGCTGGGCTGTGGGTCGGTGCTGAGTGCTGATAGGTTTGGTCCTGGTGAAGGGACTGTCTGGCTGAACAGAGTGAAGTGTCGAGGGGATGAGATTCACCTGTGGGACTGTCATCATTCCCTGAAGAAACACACTGACTGCTCTCATGCTGGAGTCACCTGTGCAG ACGTATCTGCATCCACCACTTCTACAACCAAATCAACAACAATCTCCACCACAACAG CCAGAAGAACCAGTCCAAGAACATCACCTGTAGCTCCATCCACCCCTCCACTGGTTCTCTTTGTATTGGGGACGCTGCTCTTCCTGGCCTTAGTGCTTCTGGTGGTACTGTTTTACCAGAACAGAGTGCTCAGGAGAG TGGTCTCTAAGAGGAGGCGTAAGACTCAGCCTGAGGCAGTCTATGAGGAGATCAACCACAGATACATCACTAGAAGAATCACGAGCTCCACTCAAAGAG GAAGTCTCCTCTCTGAAGAACAGTATTCTGGGTATGAGCATGTGGATGATGAGCTTCTCTCAG TAAAGTCTGGGATTGGAGAAAAGGCTGAGGATTATGATGATGTCATCGACACCAGTGACTTCATAA gtGCTACAGGAAGAGTGGAGGCACCAGAGGACTACGATGATGCCGTCACTGCTGGACCGATCCCTGATAACGTGGATG AGGATGAAGCTGAGAATTATGATGACGCCATTACAGCTGATCAGAAGTCAGTTCTACTGACAG AGGACGTGTGTGAGAACTATGATGATGCAGTTACTGCTGAAACAAACCCAAACATCATCACAG aagatgaagatgaagatgatgatgatgatgtgatcagTGAGGAACAGGATGTAGGAGAGACAGGAA AATGTGATGAGGTGGAGGAGAAATCTCAGAAAAACAGGGACCATGTGACTGAGACACGCCACCAAAGGCCTTTTCTCAGGAAATTACATTTCAACttttacaaagacaaaaaatga